A genomic stretch from Elusimicrobiota bacterium includes:
- a CDS encoding VRR-NUC domain-containing protein, giving the protein MGSQETPLVQLIRLRIGAAGGVRVFRNNVGTGWVGEVAAHDRDRIVLLNPRPLQAGLCKGSPDLVGWMTVTITPEMVGLRIAQFVGLEAKGPTARVRPEQQNFIDHMLAAGGRGGIVYSPEQAHVLLFGTTRSTPISKDNHLDDPSTDTDPERF; this is encoded by the coding sequence ATGGGATCCCAGGAGACCCCCCTAGTCCAGCTCATCCGGCTGCGCATCGGCGCTGCCGGCGGCGTCAGGGTCTTCCGCAACAACGTCGGGACCGGATGGGTGGGGGAGGTCGCTGCGCACGACCGAGACCGGATTGTCCTGCTCAACCCGAGGCCGCTGCAGGCTGGCCTCTGCAAGGGATCCCCGGACCTGGTTGGCTGGATGACCGTGACCATCACCCCCGAGATGGTGGGACTGAGGATTGCCCAGTTCGTCGGCCTCGAGGCGAAGGGCCCCACGGCTCGCGTGCGCCCCGAGCAGCAGAACTTCATCGACCACATGCTCGCCGCCGGCGGTCGCGGCGGCATCGTATATTCCCCGGAGCAGGCCCACGTTCTTCTTTTTGGGACAACCCGAAGCACACCAATCTCAAAGGACAACCATCTTGACGACCCCTCTACCGACACCGACCCCGAACGATTCTGA
- a CDS encoding bifunctional DNA primase/polymerase encodes MNDVFTWAKRYLELGLRPFPIAFRSKVPIKDFPLKRYQTQAPTVGDLAQWFCGERRNIGLLMGRGTMAVDLDGPGAEEALLSVGVDIPQFAPRSKTANGYHALLACPPDIGDSTALLKSKEMKPDGKGGEKPVWQVDIRGVGYIVAPPSVHKDTGSLYEWQVQPCELGELPTAPQKLIDLIHAFHAISRTPAGGPGSPAGSRAAAAPADAPTWLTVALAGVSEGSRDDTCTRLAGYFLGRGMPADVVRATLVLWAGRCRPPFPDDQVDKCLRSVQARDAVHGRHETRSSQVPAGAPDPSDPPTPPAARAAYGGIPAPFQVLGYNQGCYYYLPIGARQVVELRAKEHTPLNLYALAPLQYWERAYPGDAKPHFDWAANRLMRQAEEAGVYDADRIRGRGAWWDDETDSAVLHLGDRIVRSAGGQSQVIPIQDVRPGRYIYEAGAAMDVRPGTPLCADHARRLVELLEGVSWEKPINSRLLAGWIALAPVCGALRWRPHLWVTGSACSGKTWVVNEVARSIIGDISLRASSNTSEAGIRQTLRSDARPVLFDEIEGENQQAQQQIQNVLSLARQSSSDTDARILKGTTGGTAQAYRIRSSFLFSSIGVMLQQHADVSRVTVLTINKDLDEGHEDRFKRLVALRNEVVTREFVDGLHARVIRMIPVIRQNAETFASAGSVQLGSRRMGDQLGALLGAAYALYSDEPITPDAAAAWLAKQDWTEHKADHDAPDEQRCLSRILEHVVRVPAHPAAVDRTLAELISLALHRTQDDNGISGSDAEATLNRYGIRTLDGECRFIVAVSHGALERILAGTPWSRGWARLLRRISGSVASDQPYRFAGVRSRGVVLEWHDDKSDTNFPFGDNADEKPCRAENRAAFRATDSETLI; translated from the coding sequence GTGAACGACGTGTTCACCTGGGCCAAGCGCTACCTCGAGCTCGGCCTGCGGCCATTCCCCATCGCCTTCCGGTCCAAGGTCCCCATCAAGGACTTCCCTCTCAAGCGCTACCAGACCCAGGCCCCAACCGTGGGCGACCTGGCCCAGTGGTTCTGCGGCGAGCGGCGCAACATCGGGCTGCTGATGGGCCGCGGGACCATGGCGGTCGACCTGGACGGCCCGGGAGCCGAGGAGGCCCTGCTGAGCGTCGGCGTGGATATCCCGCAGTTCGCTCCCCGCAGCAAGACGGCCAACGGCTACCACGCCCTGCTGGCCTGCCCTCCGGACATCGGAGACTCGACCGCCCTTCTGAAGTCGAAAGAGATGAAGCCGGACGGGAAGGGCGGCGAGAAGCCTGTCTGGCAGGTGGACATCCGCGGCGTAGGCTACATCGTGGCGCCGCCCTCCGTCCATAAGGACACCGGGTCCCTCTACGAGTGGCAGGTTCAGCCCTGCGAGCTTGGGGAGCTCCCTACAGCCCCCCAGAAGCTCATCGACCTCATACACGCTTTCCATGCCATCTCCAGGACCCCCGCCGGCGGCCCAGGATCTCCCGCAGGGTCCCGCGCGGCCGCGGCGCCGGCCGACGCCCCAACCTGGCTCACGGTGGCCCTGGCGGGCGTTTCTGAGGGATCCCGGGACGATACCTGCACGCGCCTGGCCGGCTACTTCCTGGGCCGAGGCATGCCCGCGGACGTAGTCAGGGCCACCCTGGTGCTCTGGGCCGGCCGCTGCCGGCCGCCCTTCCCGGACGACCAGGTCGACAAGTGCCTCCGCAGCGTCCAGGCCCGAGACGCGGTCCACGGCCGTCACGAGACCAGGTCAAGCCAGGTCCCCGCCGGCGCCCCGGACCCCAGCGACCCGCCCACCCCGCCCGCGGCCCGGGCCGCCTACGGCGGGATCCCGGCGCCCTTCCAGGTCCTGGGCTACAACCAGGGCTGCTACTACTACCTGCCCATCGGAGCCCGGCAGGTGGTGGAGCTGCGCGCGAAGGAGCACACCCCGCTCAACCTGTACGCCCTGGCGCCCCTGCAGTACTGGGAGCGCGCCTACCCGGGCGACGCGAAGCCCCACTTCGACTGGGCGGCCAACCGCCTCATGCGGCAGGCGGAGGAGGCCGGCGTCTACGACGCCGACCGCATCCGCGGCCGCGGCGCCTGGTGGGACGACGAGACCGACTCGGCCGTGTTGCACCTCGGCGACCGCATCGTCCGCTCGGCCGGCGGGCAGAGCCAGGTCATCCCGATACAGGACGTCCGTCCCGGGCGCTACATCTACGAGGCCGGCGCGGCAATGGACGTGCGCCCGGGCACCCCGCTCTGCGCGGACCACGCGCGGCGCTTGGTGGAACTCCTGGAGGGCGTCTCCTGGGAGAAGCCCATCAACAGCCGCCTGCTGGCCGGCTGGATCGCCCTGGCCCCGGTCTGCGGGGCGCTGCGCTGGCGGCCGCACCTCTGGGTCACCGGGTCGGCCTGCTCGGGGAAGACCTGGGTGGTCAACGAGGTGGCCAGGTCCATCATCGGCGACATCAGCCTGCGCGCTAGCTCAAACACGAGCGAGGCCGGGATCCGGCAGACGCTGCGCAGCGACGCGCGGCCGGTGCTCTTCGACGAGATCGAGGGGGAGAACCAGCAGGCGCAGCAGCAGATCCAGAACGTGCTCTCCCTGGCCCGGCAGTCGTCGAGCGACACGGACGCCCGCATCCTCAAGGGCACGACCGGCGGCACCGCCCAGGCCTACCGCATCCGCAGCAGCTTTCTGTTCTCGTCGATCGGCGTCATGCTGCAGCAGCACGCCGACGTCAGCCGCGTCACGGTCCTGACCATCAACAAGGACCTCGATGAGGGCCACGAGGACCGCTTCAAGCGCCTCGTCGCCCTGCGCAACGAGGTCGTCACCCGCGAGTTCGTAGACGGCCTGCACGCCCGCGTCATCCGCATGATCCCCGTCATCCGGCAGAACGCGGAGACCTTCGCCTCGGCCGGCTCGGTGCAGCTCGGCAGCCGGCGCATGGGCGACCAGCTCGGCGCGCTCCTCGGCGCGGCCTACGCCCTCTACTCGGACGAACCCATCACCCCGGATGCCGCGGCCGCCTGGCTCGCGAAGCAGGACTGGACCGAGCACAAGGCCGACCACGACGCCCCGGACGAGCAGCGATGCCTGAGCCGCATTCTGGAGCACGTGGTGCGCGTGCCGGCCCACCCCGCCGCGGTCGACCGCACCCTGGCGGAGCTCATCTCGCTGGCGCTGCACCGGACGCAGGACGACAACGGGATCTCCGGCTCGGACGCGGAAGCGACGCTCAACCGATACGGCATCCGGACGCTGGACGGAGAGTGCCGCTTCATCGTGGCGGTCAGCCACGGGGCCCTGGAGCGCATCCTGGCCGGCACCCCATGGTCGCGGGGCTGGGCGCGGCTGCTGCGCCGGATCTCGGGGTCGGTCGCGTCCGACCAACCCTACCGCTTCGCGGGCGTCCGGAGCCGTGGGGTGGTGCTGGAGTGGCATGACGACAAATCGGACACGAATTTCCCTTTTGGTGACAACGCCGATGAAAAACCGTGCCGTGCCGAAAACCGTGCCGCTTTCCGTGCCACGGATTCCGAAACGCTGATATGA